In Candidatus Nitrosotalea sinensis, the sequence AAAATCCTAAACGAGGTTGCAGTTGTACGATCTAAAGGTCTAAAGAATGAGATTGCAGGATACATCACTTCTTATCTCAGAAGAGAGCTTGAGGAAAAAGAAGCAAAAGAGGAAATTGTTGCTCAAGATGAAACAGTAGATGATACTGAAGAGATTGAAGAACAGATACTCAACTAGACCTGGCACTGTATACATTTTGATACAATGATAACAGTCAAGCTATTGGGAGGAGCAAGAAAATCCTTCTCTGCTGATAAGTTGGAAATTTCAAATCCTGGTACCATATCTGGACTTGTTGATGACATTCAAAACCTAATTCCTCAGAATTTGCCAAAACTTGACCCTGACAATATCTTGGTGGCAGTAAATGGTGTAGATTCATCAGCATTGCAGGGAAAAGATACCGTGCTCCAAGATGGAGATGTCATAACTATAATACCGCTTGTACATGGGGGCGCATCAAAAAGAATTCATCTTGATGTATCTGGAACTGGTGTAGAACTTGTACGAATTGGCGAGATGCAAGACCCTGTGGAATTTCTTGATTTGATGAGGAAAAAATATCCCAGCATACTGGTGCAGGGAATTGATGCCGGATACATCTTGGGTATAGGACATGTAAAAAAAATTCTTGCCATTTCGCTTGCTGCAAAAAAGGCAAGAACATTACTTTCCAATAAAGTTGAGACTGATATACTAATGAGGTTTGCATGCACAAGGCAGATTAGCGATGCAATCTCAAAGGTCGGGGTAAAACCTGGACATGATTTTATCTTGCTAATCCTTGGAAGAAAATCGCTTGTTACAAAATTATTCCATGAAATTGAGGACAATCTAGAGTCTGGAATATTTGAAAAAAATAATGCGAAACTAGTACAAAAAGAATTTGGTATAACGCAAAAGGCAATTGATTGTGTTATCTCAAAGACACCTCTTGAAGATCTTCTTGCAGAAAAGGCAGCAGCTACTCTATTCCATTGAATCTCGTTTGAGCTTTAGCGTACTTACTATGTCTTCTTCTTTTAGTATGGACACACCTACAATTCCGCCCATTATCTGAATCATAACATTCCAGTCATAGAATTCCAAGGAAACCTTGTTTGGGATTGTGTTTGCAATTGCGGTAATGAGATCCTTTGAGGAGATGTCTGAGCCTCGCTTTTCAATTGTTATTCTGTATGTCTCGGTATCCTTGATTATCTTAGTTTGGTTCTTTACTGCATTTACAATCTCTTCTATGGTAGATGATGTGGTTTGTGCAAGTGGGATGAATCTGTGACAATATCTCATTCTCCATGGCTCGTCAAGAATAATCTTCTTGATCTCCTGTATGACTGTAAAAGGGTCTATCTTGGTATCTATCCAAATTATTCCTGAAAAACTTGATTTACCTATTCTTGGGGACTGGTCTCCAAGTTCTGATATTATTTCTGAGATTTCATCACATGCTTCTTCTTCAAGATGCCTGCTACATGTTGCAATTAGATTCATACCAACGACTCTGATTTTATCTTGCCCTGCCTTACTATTTTTAATTCATTACCTATAACTTCAACTATTGTGGATTCACAAGAGTCTTCTATCTTTCCTCCATCTAGTAGAACATCGTATCCAGTAAACTTGGCTGCCAGTTCCTTTGAATCGCCAAATGATGGTTGTCCTGAAAAGTTTGCACTAGTTCCTGTTACAAGTCTGCACTTTTGCAATAACTTGCGCATGCATAGATGGCCTGGAACTCGTACTGCAACCTTGTCTTGAAGATCAAGTGCTTTTGCAATCTTTTTGTCTTTTATCTGGAGTATCAAGGTAAGTGGTCCTGGCCAGAACTTGTCTGCCATCTCTTCTGATCTTTTATCCAAGACTGCAATCTCTTTGATATCTTCCTTGGAATATGCTAGAATGGGGAGTTGCTTTACCTTGTCTCGTCCTTTTATTTGGTATATTTTTTTTACAGCATCTTCATTGCGTGGATCACATCCTATGCCGTATACTGTATCTGTAGGAAATACAATGACTCCGCCATTTTGTATTTTTTTTACAACCTCTTCTATTGATTGGTCATTGCAGGGCAAAATCACAATCTTTGTGGGTCTTTGCTTGTAAATTATCTCTTTTTGTTGAAAATAATATAAGATTGGATGACGTAATATGGTACTATGGATGAAATACTACAATGCCAATGTCCTCCAGGCGGGGAAACATATGAGGATGAAGATGGAATGCAGATCTGCATTTCATGTGGCGGATGGGTAAATCCAAACTAGGCTTGGCAATCGTATGACATTTGGACTGTGTAAGTCTTTTATAGGAAAATATTTTGTGTGATTATTATGTCAGATGATTTTGAAAACGACTTTGAAGATGATTTTGATGAAGACTTTGACGACCCAGACGATGATATTGATGATGATTCTGAAGATATACCTGAAAGTGAGACCTAGATTCTCAATCCAAACGAGTCTGCAAATTCTCTAAATCCACGGTATGCTTGGAGAAACTCTCTACCTCTGTCACTGATTCTGTATTTACAAGCCCTGTCTGAACTTGATTGTTCCAACAATCCTTGTGATACAAGTGTCTCTAAAATTTTTGATAATCTTCCATATGACACGTTTGCCTTTCGTATTAGATATGTTACACTTGCACCTGTTTCGTCTGGAGACTCGTCTCTTGTAGTAGTGAGTATGTCTCCAATTATGCTCATGTGAGTCCTATATGTTACCGCCAATTTTCATACCTCCTCTCATTGGTACTTGCGATATTGGAACAAAGAGTGCACCCAGTCCAACTATCTTTGTTGATACTGAGACAAAATACAAGATTGATTTTGGAAATACAATCGAGTACCAGCCCAAAAACTCTCCTAATGCAAGTAATCCTAATCCTGTAGCTACGAAAAGAGCGCTCCTCTTTCTACTCTCCATATAGGACATTATTGTTTCAATTGTCCCATATACCAGTAGGATAAAAGAAATTGACCTTATAATATGCTCAATTGAATTTCCTGGAAGAATGAAAAGTGGTGCGGCAATTGACTTGAAGTATCTTGATTTTGGGAAAAATGACTTGATTCCATGAGAGAATGCTATGAAAAAGTATCCTACTGTCTGAATTCCTATTCCTAGTGTCTGTATCCATGTATCTATTGTAGTATACTTGAAGACCCATAATTCCATCAAATCTCCAAATCCTACAACTCCAAATCCTATTCCTATTGAAAAAAAGGCAATGTTTAGCCTAAAGAGAGTGGGACTGCCTGTATTTCTAAACCCAATGTATGAAAAAATTCCCAAAACAAGCCCGACTACAAAACCTAAAAGATTTAGCGCTGACTCAAATACAACTTCCAACTAGTTCTAGTCTATTCTGAAATTACATAAATCTTGCAGGTGGACTTTTTTCTACCAATCATCAAGAGTTCCGGATGTAGTGCCGCTTGTGTCAGTTGCATAGTCTCCCAATACATCAGAGTATCTAGCATCCTTGTATGCAATCATTTTGACATAATCCCCATATGATATGTCAAGGGAGCAATGTGAACACTTGACATATGAAAAATCGTCTCCAAGTTCTGCTATTTTTTCACACTTGGGGCACTTGATCTTCATGTCTGTATTTCTCTCCAAGACCTATTATCTCTTCTTGATGTACTCTGATAGAAATCATTCATGATTTTTGTAGCATACCTTAATAATCAAATAAATTTTTTTCAAATACATGTCATCACTCAAGGAATTTGCATTTTTGATAGCGTCTACAGCAGCCGTTATTGGTATATGGTTTACTGCCTATGTCCAAGAATCTGAAAAGCTAAACGGTGATTATCAACTATATCTTGAACAAAACGGAGAAGATCAAGTTGCAAATAGAATAGGTGGAGATTTATCGTCACCATTTTACCTTACCGAATCCCTGATTCAAAAAGTAACTGGCACTGATGGAAACTATGTAACAATATCGTCCATAGTTAGTGGAGTCAACCAAGATACTGGAAAAGAGATATTCCATTCTGAGCAGACATACCATGTTGATGCCTACAGTTTGACATACAAGGATGTGCCAAAAAAACAATTTGGTTTCAAGCCTGGTGTGCAAAAACAAAACTATGATTTTATTCATCCGATGGTCTTTGCAGACGTCCCACTTGTTTATCAAAACACTGACACAGTAAATGGCCTTGAGGTCTATGTATTCAATGCACAAACACACAATTTGGATATCACTGGAACGTCTCCTCTTTATCCGGGAGTTCAAATTCTGTCAAATAGTAACTCTACATTCTGGATAGAGCCTACTACTGGAGACTTGGTTAAATTTGAGAAAAGTTGGATAGACTATCAAGTACAAAACAACAAGACCATTGCAATCAATGAAAAAGGATGGAAAAAGACAACAACATATTCCTCATTCATATTATCAGAAGCCACCAAATCAAAGATCTCTGATTATTATTATAACACAAGAATAATGCCGATACTTCTTGGCTCACTTACAGTGGGAGTAAATGTCATCTTGATTCTTCGAAGCAAGCTTAGAAGATCTACTGAAACACTTGTGAAAAATGCCAAGCTTACTGCAATTGGAAACTTGTCTGCAAGAATATCTCATGACTTGAGAAATACCTTGACTGTTATCAAAGGTGAGGTATCAATAATGTCGATGGATGAGAACAAGGACGCCAAGACAAATGAAAGACTACAACGCCTTAACAGGGCCATTGATAAAATGGACAATCAAATTGGTGAAGTGCTAGACTTTGTAAGGGAAAAACCACTAAAAATTGAAGATATCTCATCAACCAAGCTGATTAATCGTGCACTTGAGGGAATGTATGTGCCTGAGGGAGTAAAAATAACAACTCCTGTACAAGATGTAAAGATGCGAGGAGATTATCTAAAATTAGAAACTGTCCTATCTAATGTTGTCATTAATGCAATCCAGGCAATTGGAAAAATAGGTCAGGTAATGATATCTGTTGAAGACAAGCCTGATGGTATAGTGATGAGCATAACAGACACTGGACCAGGGATACCTGAAAAACATCTCTCTAAAATATTCGAGCCTTTGTTTACGACAAAGCCTCTGGGAACAGGACTTGGACTTGCAAGCTGTGATGCTATCATCAAGAGTCATGGTGGAAAGATTTCTGTCACGAACAATCCTACTACATTTACCATCTGGCTCCCAAAAGACAGTAAATGATTTTCCTAGTGTGTCTGGCCTGCGTGTTAATCTCTTAAAGAATTAAATTGCTACTTCTGTCCCTTTCTTTCATGGCAAGAGCCTGCACAAAATGTAAAAAAGAGATACCTGATGGTGTCGAACTTGATCCGATGGCCTCTGTATATCCATGTTGCAATGAGTGTTGGGCAGAATGGAAGCAATATCGAATAATGGTCATGAATGAAATGAAACTTGACATGTCTCTACCGGATCACAGAAAAGTAGTCAAAAAATATGAAAAAGTGTTTGTAGGTGTAATGACTCCTGAAGGCGATGTTGTTAATTTTGCTGACGAGAGTAAAAGAAATCCAGAAAAGCCACCTAACTAGATACCAATCTCATTTTTTGCCATTTCAGGGATTATCAAGTAAATCTTCTTTCTTTCCTTTTCATCAAATGTACTGATGATTTTCTGGATTGTTGAAGAAATTGTTGCTCTCTGTTCTACAGAAAGTGACATGTAAATTCCAAAAATTCCATCCAGGTTAAACGAAATTAGTTTTTCTGGATGGTTGAGTATCTCACTTATGTAACTTGAAAACATGATTGTTCTTTGTTCTTCTGATAAACTACATAGAGTTTCAAGCCATGTCTTGAACAAGGTGGAAAATGTGTCAAATGGTATGGTTGGACCTGCCTGTAAAGCATTATTGATTATCTCCTTCTTGTCTTCTGAATTCATTGTAAAAAACTCTGACAGTCTCTTTTTCAGTATGGGTTTTCTTAGAAATTCTGGAAGGCTTGCAAGGTTTGCTATGATGTTTCCTGCATGATTTTTTGACATGAAATACTAGAACTTGATCTGCTCTAAAACCGTTTGCCAATGTATGCCATGTAATTTTTTTCAAATGATATACTACATGGCTTTTTCAATCTTTCTTCTCTTTGATTAGTATGACATGCCTGATATCATATGGTAACAAAGTTAACTAACAAAGTATCACAATTCTTTATTAGAAATCTACAGTTGTTATCTCCAATGAATCTGCAAAACCATAGAAACTATGGACTATTTGTTGTGCTTACTGCAATTTCCATGCTTGCCATCTCTGGCCTGTCTTCAGTATATGCAGATCCTAAATACAATCCTGGACCAAACGGGCAACCAGGATATTCTGGACCAAACGGACAGTCTGGATATCCTGGGTTCAATGGACAAAACGGTGGAAACTTTCAACACCATGGAATATTACACTCTGGAAATTTTACACAAAATATGAGATTCCAGCACTCTGGTAACTTTACTCGAATGGGGCATTTTCCTCCAAATGGTAACTTTCCACATATGGGACAATTTCCACATATGGGACAATTTCCACCTAATGGAAACTTTACCCGCATGGGTCAATTCCAGCACTTTGGAAACTATACACAAAACATGGGATACAAACACTATGGAAACTTTACATCTGTAAATCCTCCAAACCCACAAAACTCATCTGATACATCTCAACCATCGAGTGCTCCAATTCCATCGTGGGTCAAGACCAATGCAAAATTCTGATCTCAAGGACAACTGGGAGATTCTGATTTTGTAAATGGATTGCAATATCTTATCCAACACGGTATGATAAAAGTAGCAAAGACAACTGTCAACTCGACAGGATCGCAGCAGATACCAAAATGGGTACACAGCAGTGCTGATCTATGGAGCTCAAACCAGATATCTGATAATGACTTTCTTCAAAGTGTTCAGTATCTGATAAGCAGTGGTATCATCCACGTTTAGATCGGCATCTTCTTTTATTTTGTAATATAGGCACATGTTGTCTATTTTTTTATTTAGATGGTTAGATTTGGCTTAAATATCTCCGATTATGCTCACCTTGTGTATGCCTTGTACAGTAATTGTTGGAGGTTTTTACGGTGATGAAGGTAAAGGAAAGATTGTCTCATATCTTGCAATGAAGGATAATCCCACAGTAGCAGTCAGAGGTGGAGTGGGACCAAATGCAGGACACACAATTGAACTTGATAACAAAAAATACAAGGTTCGAATGCTGCCAAGTGCATTTCTAAATCCTGGTACACGTTTGCTAATAGGACCTGGAGTTGTAATAAGTCCCGAAGTACTCCTAAAAGAAATTAAAGAATTTGGAACTGATGATAGATCATTTGTAGACTTTCAATGTGGTGTAATTGAAGAATCACACAGAACAATAGATTCAGGTGGTAGGCTAAAACAATCAATAGGCAGTACAGGAACTGGTACTGGGCCTGCCAACGCTGACAGAGCAATGCGTACATTAAAGCTTGCAAAAGATGTCGAATCGCTTACTCTGTATCTTGATGATATACCAAACCAAGTAAACTTTGCACTAGATAGAAAAGAAAATGTCATAGTAGAGGGAACACAAGGAACATTTCTTTCATTATGGCATGGAACCTATCCATATGTTACATCAAAAGATGTCACAGCGTCTGCAATCTGTGCAGATGTAGGAATTGGACCAAAAAGTGTTGATGAAGTTCTTGTTGTGTTTAAATCGTTTGTAACTAGAGTTGGTGAAGGACCTCTCAAAAATGAGATCTCAACAGATCAGGCAACAGCAAAGGGTTGGCAAGAAGTAGGTACAGTTACAGGAAGACAGAGGAGAGCAGCAGAATTTGATTTTGAGCTTGCCAGAAGATCTATCATGCTAAACAGTGCAACACAGCTTGGCATAACGAAACTAGATGTTGTCTTTCCAGAGTGTGCTCACATGCAATCGTATGCAGACCTGAGCTCACCTGCCAAGTATTTCATCAAAAACATTGAAGATCAACTAAAGGTGCCAGTCACGTTGATTGGTACTGGACCTGATGTAAATGATGTCATTGATAGAAGACAATAGTGAAACAATAATCACAAACGACTACTTTTAATGTGGATAGTTTTTCACAAACATCATGGCAAAACTTCCGTTTTATATTGAAGTAAGCGACATGGCTGAATTTTCAAGAATGGTCTGTGCCTTGGAACGGGTTCCACGCACTACGTTTGCTTTTGAGCTTGATGGAAAAAACATAATATCTGTACAAATGGACCTTCTCAAGGAAAGGTCTGTTAATTATTACGTCAAGGCCGACAAAAATGGTCACTATTTATCATATGGATTCAAGAATGGAAAAGAAGACTTTGATGTTGTAAATACAGTATCAAACCCCATGTACATCTATTCGCCAGTAGTGCGAGTAAAGGCGCTTCCTGATACTCTAAAACCAGAGACTGCTCCTACTGAAATAACATACCAATCAATTGAGCTTGAAGATATGACAAGCCTGATAAAACTAAGTTATGGTTTTGAAGAATCTCCGTTTCCTCTATTTGCATTTCCTGATGGTAGCAAATGGAATGTTGGAGTATTCATGAACTTTAATGAATCTGATGAGACATCATACTTTTGCCATGTCAAACTTGATGTAGAGCCTACCAAGCCGTTTCTGAGATATTCAAGCAAGGATGGGGCAGAGCCAATCTTTGTAAGTACTGTAAATGATCATGGTTACTCGTATCTCAAAGTGATAAAACTCAAAGACAAGCATCCTCTAGTCAAGCCATGAGCAAGTTTAGAAAAAGAATGCATGATTCTTCTTCTAAAAGTCTGGTAATACTTGCAAATGATCTTGACACTACAAATCTTGCAACTCTAGAAAAGCATACTTTACAAAACATACAAAATCTCGGTAACTATCTATGTGCTGTGAAATTTAATTTTCATGTACTGCTGCCTCTTGGAGAAAAAAGTATCAAGAAAATAAACAAGACAGCACACGATATGGGGCTACAAACAATAGCAGACATCAAACTAAATGATATTGGCAATACAAACATGGTTACACTGCAAAGATTGTGGAGCAGTGGATTTGATGCAGTGATTGCAAATCCAATAATGGGACCTGAAAATCTGTCACAACTTGTCAAAAATGCACATGGGAATAATCGTGGTGTGATAACACTTGTACACATGAGTCATCCTGGTGCAAAACTTGGATATGGTTTACGTGTACAGGATCCAAACACTGGCAAGATGACAAGTGTACATGAGCTATTTCTGAAATGGTCATACTCTATGAATGTGGATGGAATTGTAGTTGGAGCTACAATTCCTGATTTGATACGTCAATCAAGCAAAAAAGCAAAAGGAAAATTTGAGATCTACTCTCCAGGGGTTGGCACACAGGGGGGTGACCCAACTGATGCACTTGATGCCGGTGCAAACTATCTCATAGTTGGAAGAACAATTCTTAATTCAAAAAACCCTAAACTTGAGGCACAAAGATTACGAGAAATAACCCTGTCATAGGTCCTTGACTTTTTTGAATACATTTTGGGCCGTCTTGTATGTCAGTTTTGCAAGAGCCTCATCAAAGCCAAGCCATGTGTAATCCTGATGTTCAAAAGATAGGGTAATCTTGTCTGTGTTTGTGGTTGCCAAGAAAAAGGCAACTTCCTTGTGTATCACTTGTCCATCTCTTTGATAATGATACTCTACCTTGTCCTCAAATCCGTCCACAAATGTAATGTCTGTTATGCCTGTCTCTTCTCTTGCTTCTCTTAGTACTGTCTCCCTTAGTGCCTCGCCCTTCTCTATGTTTCCCTTGACAAAATCCCAGTGACCTGAAGGGTAATTCAAAAGAAGATACATCTTTCCCTGTGGTGACTGGCGATAAATTATGGCACCTGCCGATCTTTCTTCTAACATTACAAAGGTAACTTGAGGGTGTCCAGTATTTCTCTTTTTTATTTGCCCAGTCTTCGGCCTCTTTTCTGAAATGTTCTAATTGCACGCATCAGATCTATCTTTCTAAATTCCGGCCAGTATACATCCATGAATACAAGTTCGCTGTATGCACTTTGCCAGAGAAGAAAACCACTCAATCGTTTTTCGCCTGATGTTCTTAATATCATGTCAGGTGATGACTGGGGAAGGTGTGAAGTGTAAAGACTTGATTCTATTACGTCCTTGTCTATCTGGTTTACATTAAGAGATCCGTCTTTTATCTTTGCACCTATTTTTTTTATGGCGTCAACAAGCTCGTTTTGTCCACCATATGCTATTGCAATGTTAAGGTAATGACCATCATAATCTTTTGTGGTTTCTTCCAGCTTGCCAAGTATGTCTTTTAAAAAGTCAGGTAATAGCTCTATGCTGCCTATTGCTTTGACCTTCATGCGATTCTTGTGAATTCTTGGATCGTTGTACAGCTTGTGCAGTCTTTCATTAATCAATTCATACAGGTAGCCCAATTCATCGTCTTTGCGATTGAGATTTTCTGCAGACAAGACATACAATGTAATTATCTTGATGTTTAGCTCTTCACACCAATCAAGCAATTTTTCTACCGCATCTGCTCCTCTAAAGTGGCCATCAATCTTCATTATCAGATTGCGCTTTGCCCATCTTCTATTTCCGTCTAGAATTATGGCAATATGCTTTGGCATCTCGCCACTCTGGATATCATTTTCTAATCTTCTAGAATACAGGCTGTATAAACCGCCAAAGTTGAGAACCTTGTCTTTTATTCTGATAATACCTCACCACCCTTTTTCTTTCTGTATCTATGAAAGAGCAAGGATGCTGATATCAGTATTACTGCAAGACCTATCAGTAGTGGAGGAATCAACGTGTATGGGCTGTCTCCTTTTACCATGATTGTAGTGAACTGGGATACAACTGGATACAATGTTACAAGTACAATTATTCTCAGTATGTCTGTAATAGATCTCAAGCTTCCCTTGAACCAGCTGCTCAAAAGTGAACCGCCGAAGATGCATCCTATTCCAATCCACAAGAAAGGCAACATTCCTGATACAAAGAGTCCTATTGTCTGCTGATTCAACACCAGTTTTAGTATGTTGTCCGGCTTGGTGGTTACTCCGGGTACCGCAGCACCAATTCCTGCAGTAAGTGATGCAAGTATCATTACAATTCCTGCAACAAGTGTAAATGTTCGTATGAATCCTCCCGGCGTTGGTTTGTTCCAGTTGGACCAGGCCCTGTCTATGTCAAAAGCTCTGATAAGAAATGCTCCGCCCAAAATGCTTACAAGAACTGCAAATATTTCTCTTGACAGTCCAAGGACAGAACCTATTCCTCCTATTAGCAAAAGCATTCCTGGTACGCCAAGAAAGAATTTGGAATATTTTGAATCAAAAGCAATTGCCTTGAGATATCTTCCAAGAACTGCATAAGAATATTCTACAGATCTGCTTGCTCGCATTACTACTCTTTTTACAGAGATTATGGGCAAAACATTTTGAATTATAGGTATGACACTTTCATCATCTTCACCATCTGATACAATGACTGCACCATTAGCGGAAAATTGCATTGCAATTGATTTTACCTGCGCCACAATTTTTTCGTCTCCCTGAACTCCTTTGTGTTCTACTCCTGAAACAAGTGCGACCTCTGCTTGGTATCCCTTGCTTGTAAGATCTTCAAAAGTTTTAACAGCTGCAAAAATTGAATTAGAATCTGCA encodes:
- a CDS encoding 30S ribosomal protein S17e; the encoded protein is MNRIRRISTELMSTYKGKFDTDFEHNKKILNEVAVVRSKGLKNEIAGYITSYLRRELEEKEAKEEIVAQDETVDDTEEIEEQILN
- the cgi121 gene encoding KEOPS complex subunit Cgi121; amino-acid sequence: MITVKLLGGARKSFSADKLEISNPGTISGLVDDIQNLIPQNLPKLDPDNILVAVNGVDSSALQGKDTVLQDGDVITIIPLVHGGASKRIHLDVSGTGVELVRIGEMQDPVEFLDLMRKKYPSILVQGIDAGYILGIGHVKKILAISLAAKKARTLLSNKVETDILMRFACTRQISDAISKVGVKPGHDFILLILGRKSLVTKLFHEIEDNLESGIFEKNNAKLVQKEFGITQKAIDCVISKTPLEDLLAEKAAATLFH
- a CDS encoding THUMP domain-containing protein; the protein is MNLIATCSRHLEEEACDEISEIISELGDQSPRIGKSSFSGIIWIDTKIDPFTVIQEIKKIILDEPWRMRYCHRFIPLAQTTSSTIEEIVNAVKNQTKIIKDTETYRITIEKRGSDISSKDLITAIANTIPNKVSLEFYDWNVMIQIMGGIVGVSILKEEDIVSTLKLKRDSME
- a CDS encoding L-threonylcarbamoyladenylate synthase → MILPCNDQSIEEVVKKIQNGGVIVFPTDTVYGIGCDPRNEDAVKKIYQIKGRDKVKQLPILAYSKEDIKEIAVLDKRSEEMADKFWPGPLTLILQIKDKKIAKALDLQDKVAVRVPGHLCMRKLLQKCRLVTGTSANFSGQPSFGDSKELAAKFTGYDVLLDGGKIEDSCESTIVEVIGNELKIVRQGKIKSESLV
- a CDS encoding winged helix-turn-helix domain-containing protein, which codes for MAVTYRTHMSIIGDILTTTRDESPDETGASVTYLIRKANVSYGRLSKILETLVSQGLLEQSSSDRACKYRISDRGREFLQAYRGFREFADSFGLRI
- a CDS encoding porin PorA family protein, which encodes MSSLKEFAFLIASTAAVIGIWFTAYVQESEKLNGDYQLYLEQNGEDQVANRIGGDLSSPFYLTESLIQKVTGTDGNYVTISSIVSGVNQDTGKEIFHSEQTYHVDAYSLTYKDVPKKQFGFKPGVQKQNYDFIHPMVFADVPLVYQNTDTVNGLEVYVFNAQTHNLDITGTSPLYPGVQILSNSNSTFWIEPTTGDLVKFEKSWIDYQVQNNKTIAINEKGWKKTTTYSSFILSEATKSKISDYYYNTRIMPILLGSLTVGVNVILILRSKLRRSTETLVKNAKLTAIGNLSARISHDLRNTLTVIKGEVSIMSMDENKDAKTNERLQRLNRAIDKMDNQIGEVLDFVREKPLKIEDISSTKLINRALEGMYVPEGVKITTPVQDVKMRGDYLKLETVLSNVVINAIQAIGKIGQVMISVEDKPDGIVMSITDTGPGIPEKHLSKIFEPLFTTKPLGTGLGLASCDAIIKSHGGKISVTNNPTTFTIWLPKDSK
- a CDS encoding Fe(2+)-trafficking protein, translated to MARACTKCKKEIPDGVELDPMASVYPCCNECWAEWKQYRIMVMNEMKLDMSLPDHRKVVKKYEKVFVGVMTPEGDVVNFADESKRNPEKPPN
- a CDS encoding adenylosuccinate synthetase; its protein translation is MPCTVIVGGFYGDEGKGKIVSYLAMKDNPTVAVRGGVGPNAGHTIELDNKKYKVRMLPSAFLNPGTRLLIGPGVVISPEVLLKEIKEFGTDDRSFVDFQCGVIEESHRTIDSGGRLKQSIGSTGTGTGPANADRAMRTLKLAKDVESLTLYLDDIPNQVNFALDRKENVIVEGTQGTFLSLWHGTYPYVTSKDVTASAICADVGIGPKSVDEVLVVFKSFVTRVGEGPLKNEISTDQATAKGWQEVGTVTGRQRRAAEFDFELARRSIMLNSATQLGITKLDVVFPECAHMQSYADLSSPAKYFIKNIEDQLKVPVTLIGTGPDVNDVIDRRQ
- the pyrF gene encoding orotidine-5'-phosphate decarboxylase; this translates as MSKFRKRMHDSSSKSLVILANDLDTTNLATLEKHTLQNIQNLGNYLCAVKFNFHVLLPLGEKSIKKINKTAHDMGLQTIADIKLNDIGNTNMVTLQRLWSSGFDAVIANPIMGPENLSQLVKNAHGNNRGVITLVHMSHPGAKLGYGLRVQDPNTGKMTSVHELFLKWSYSMNVDGIVVGATIPDLIRQSSKKAKGKFEIYSPGVGTQGGDPTDALDAGANYLIVGRTILNSKNPKLEAQRLREITLS
- a CDS encoding bis(5'-nucleosyl)-tetraphosphatase, which encodes MLEERSAGAIIYRQSPQGKMYLLLNYPSGHWDFVKGNIEKGEALRETVLREAREETGITDITFVDGFEDKVEYHYQRDGQVIHKEVAFFLATTNTDKITLSFEHQDYTWLGFDEALAKLTYKTAQNVFKKVKDL
- the uppS gene encoding polyprenyl diphosphate synthase — encoded protein: MPKHIAIILDGNRRWAKRNLIMKIDGHFRGADAVEKLLDWCEELNIKIITLYVLSAENLNRKDDELGYLYELINERLHKLYNDPRIHKNRMKVKAIGSIELLPDFLKDILGKLEETTKDYDGHYLNIAIAYGGQNELVDAIKKIGAKIKDGSLNVNQIDKDVIESSLYTSHLPQSSPDMILRTSGEKRLSGFLLWQSAYSELVFMDVYWPEFRKIDLMRAIRTFQKRGRRLGK
- a CDS encoding DUF373 family protein codes for the protein MSAKETSLQRGVTETKTSRLLVICVDRDDDIGIKAGVVTPVVGRNACIEAAQRLALEDPEDADSNSIFAAVKTFEDLTSKGYQAEVALVSGVEHKGVQGDEKIVAQVKSIAMQFSANGAVIVSDGEDDESVIPIIQNVLPIISVKRVVMRASRSVEYSYAVLGRYLKAIAFDSKYSKFFLGVPGMLLLIGGIGSVLGLSREIFAVLVSILGGAFLIRAFDIDRAWSNWNKPTPGGFIRTFTLVAGIVMILASLTAGIGAAVPGVTTKPDNILKLVLNQQTIGLFVSGMLPFLWIGIGCIFGGSLLSSWFKGSLRSITDILRIIVLVTLYPVVSQFTTIMVKGDSPYTLIPPLLIGLAVILISASLLFHRYRKKKGGEVLSE